A window from Branchiostoma lanceolatum isolate klBraLanc5 chromosome 9, klBraLanc5.hap2, whole genome shotgun sequence encodes these proteins:
- the LOC136441279 gene encoding L-ectoine synthase-like, which produces MIVRHSVDLPIATVPLNPVLRGKELVSPSDGMGFTAYEIVLTSTRGQQSDSELWSGGEGWTSNHMYYCISGSGICSLVDGREFEVAPDVFMAFSSTVSVKITVTSEDRMRLFCVYCNDDSPSCDRVVVRSLSEIIGTDRDVHWGGGNSRRFLLRDDKFPITVNNTSVRADAEKRFPMWYKHHKEAAYFIKGNMKYVWEEGEEEAEFHPDGTTFVMDKNDPHHVVPKEESIAVCAFFPSLAGNEKHVFSGGYSVYGAA; this is translated from the exons ATGATCGTCCGTCACTCCGTAGATTTACCGATAGCCACCGTGCCACTGAATCCCGTCCTTCGGGGGAAAGAGTTGGTGTCCCCGTCGGACGGAATGGGCTTCACGGCGTACGAGATCGTACTGACGTCGACTCGGGGCCAGCAGAGCGACTCTGAACTTTGGTCCGGGGGTGAAGGTTGGACCAGTAACCACATGTACTATTGTATATCCGGTAGCGGAATATGCAGTTTGGTTGACGGGAGAGAGTTCGAAGTCGCTCCGGACGTCTTCATGGCGTTCTCGTCCACCGTTAGCGTCAAG ATTACAGTGACTTCAGAAGACCGAATGCGCCTTTTCTGTGTGTACTGCAATGACGACAGCCCTTCGTGTGACCGCGTAGTTGTTCGGTCACTCTCGGAGATCATCGGAACCGATCGGGACGTCCACTGGGGAGGCGGAAACAGCCGAAGATTCCTGCTAAGAGACGACAAGTTCCCGATTACAGTGAACAACACGTCAGTCCGTGCCGATGCCGAGAAAAGGTTTCCCATGTGGTACAAACATCACAAAGAAGCCGCCTACTTCATCAAAG GAAACATGAAGTACGTGTGGGAAGAGGGAGAAGAGGAGGCGGAGTTCCATCCAGACGGGACGACCTTCGTGATGGACAAGAACGACCCACACCACGTCGTTCCGAAGGAAGAGTCCATCGCGGTCTGTGCCTTCTTCCCCTCGTTGGCTGGGAACGAGAAGCACGTCTTCAGTGGCGGTTATTCTGTGTACGGTGCGGCCTAG
- the LOC136441278 gene encoding cytochrome P450 4F12-like: MKTAVSLWDVAVGLSVPVGLYLLFVVIKFLRKYFRDIRTGMQFPCPPFHWLYGNFHLLDGHLGEKYLSITRDAVEKHPRGHALWMPGFFPLITLTHPVPIKQLLKAPTKKSMDYESLRPWLGNGLVMSDGAIWKMHRRLLTPAFHFDILKQYVSVYNTAAGEMIEKLSEYGEKGESFESFQQASLCTMEVILQCAFSGEGMTEQTKKEYLGAVQKIGDSVTEVTMNTVYAMFPSIYHLSPEGREFLRQCDFVHDTANSIIKKRREELESNPEILAEKKRLDFIDILLTAQDEDGRGMTDEEIREQVDTFLFAGHDTTSSTLCWTLYSLAQHPQYQEKVQQEVEELLSGRDEDTIEWEDLNKLTFLTMCMKESMRLHGPVPAISRTTTEDTVIDGIPIPKDTYLMINMYALNHNPDVWGPDHMEFDPNRFHPDRIKGMDSHAFIPFSAGPRNCIGQNFALNEEKVLLARLLHKFTFELDPAHPVEKDLPTVMKAKDGMWMKVKANKTAG; this comes from the exons ATGAAGACAGCAGTCAGCCTGTGGGATGTTGCTGTCGGGTTGTCGGTGCCAGTCGGTCTGTACCTGCTGTTTGTCGTCATCAAGTTCCTTAGGAAGTACTTTCGAGACATCCGCACCGGAATGCAGTTTCCCTGCCCTCCCTTCCATTGGCTGTATGGCAACTTTCATCTG CTTGATGGCCACTTAGGTGAGAAATACCTATCCATCACACGTGATGCTGTGGAGAAGCACCCGCGCGGTCACGCCCTCTGGATGCCTGGATTCTTCCCCCTGATCACTCTAACTCATCCAGTCCCCATCAAGCAGCTTCTCAAGGCTCCCA CCAAGAAATCTATGGACTATGAAAGTCTCAGGCCATGGCTGG gCAACGGCCTGGTAATGAGCGATGGGGCCATATGGAAGATGCATCGTCGTCTCCTCACACCTGCATTTCACTTCGACATTCTCAAACAGTATGTCAGTGTGTATAATACAGCAGCTGGAGAGATGATA GAGAAGCTTTCTGAGTATGGTGAGAAGGGCGAAAGTTTCGAGTCGTTTCAGCAGGCAAGCCTTTGTACCATGGAGGTGATCCTACAGTGTGCTTTCTCTGGGGAAGGGATGACCGAACA GACCAAGAAAGAGTATCTAGGTGCAGTCCAGAAGATTGGGGACTCGGTTACTGAGGTCACCAT GAACACGGTGTACGCGATGTTTCCTTCCATCTACCACCTGTCCCCGGAGGGACGGGAGTTCCTCCGTCAGTGTGACTTTGTTCACGACACCGCAAATTCCATCATCAAGAAAAGGAGGGAAGAACTG GAAAGCAATCCTGAGATCCTAGCGGAAAAGAAGAGGCTGGATTTCATCGACATCTTGCTAACGGCTCAAGACGAGGACGGCAGGGGGATGACTGATGAAGAGATCAGGGAGCAGGTGGACACCTTCCTGTTCGCTG GACATGACACCACCTCCAGTACCTTGTGCTGGACCCTGTACTCCCTGGCCCAACACCCCCAGTATCAGGAGAAGGTGCAACAGGAGGTGGAGGAGCTTCTGTCTGGGAGGGACGAAGACACGATCGAATG GGAGGACCTGAACAAGCTAACGTTCCTGACCATGTGTATGAAGGAGTCCATGCGGCTGCACGGTCCAGTCCCCGCCATTTCCCGCACCACCACCGAGGACACCGTGATCGACGGCATCCCCATCCCGAAGGACACTTACCTGATGATAAACATGTACGCTCTGAACCACAACCCCGATGTCTGGGGACCTGATCACATG GAGTTTGACCCGAATCGTTTTCACCCTGACCGTATCAAGGGGATGGACTCTCACGCTTTCATACCGTTCTCTGCAGGACCGAG GAACTGCATCGGACAGAACTTTGCCCTGAATGAGGAAAAGGTTCTTCTTGCCCGCCTTCTCCACAA GTTCacctttgaacttgaccccgCCCACCCAGTAGAGAAGGACTTGCCGACTGTGATGAAAGCCAAGGACGGAATGTGGATGAAGGTCAAGGCCAACAAGACTGCTGGCTAA
- the LOC136441921 gene encoding uncharacterized protein, whose product MLTTLPLSWTHLVAFASGCTVFAMVFYCSGRLFSRFSPAFCSLGPEKQVQPRLEPGRGYRTTKMAWSRSKEATSIKDISIVRLTSAFNLGVLFADSVIGVIGPVTEPGVYSVRFFTGALHHVITAFAELMSLAHGLDPYVVVFHQRMDLVNIPGRLRAILRTLGVSRDAPGYQALWVGSVIFYLCMRVLVLPFYCYDLASLVLPRMDEIKSCGYWLGILLFVCQPLLYMVSVNWWFTGFMSLKRYFMDRKTKVN is encoded by the exons ATGTTGACAACTCTTCCGCTGAGTTGGACACATCTTGTGGCGTTTGCCAGTGGATGCACTGTGTTTGCCATGGTGTTCTACTGTTCCGGGCGACTGTTCTCACGATTTTCACCGGCGTTCTGCTCTCTGGGCCCAGAGAAGCAGGTCCAA ccacgtctggagcctggtagaggctacaggaCAACTAAGATGGCTTGGTCTCGTTCTAAGGAAGCCACCTCAAT CAAAGACATTAGTATAGTACGACTCACGTCTGCCTTCAACCTGGGAGTTCTTTTTGCAG ACTCGGTGATTGGCGTCATTGGTCCAGTGACCGAACCAGGTGTATATTCCGTCCGATTCTTTACGGGAGCCTTGCATCACGTCATTACTGCTTTTGCAGAGCTTATGTCACTT GCGCACGGTTTGGACCCGTATGTTGTGGTGTTTCATCAGAGGATGGATTTGGTAAATATACCTGGCAGGTTACG GGCCATACTACGGACACTGGGTGTTTCCCGAGATGCACCCGGGTACCAGGCATTGTGGGTAGGGTCAGTAATCTTCTATCTGTGCATGCGGGTTCTCGTTCTGCCCTTCTACTGCTACGACCTTGCCTCGTTAGTTCTACCCCGGATGGACGAGATAAAAAG TTGTGGCTACTGGCTGGGGATTTTGCTGTTTGTCTGTCAGCCTTTGCTCTATATGGTGAGTGTGAACTGGTGGTTCACTGGGTTCATGAGTTTGAAACGGTATTTTATGGACAGGAAGACAAAAGTAAACTAA